From Micromonospora sp. NBC_01699, a single genomic window includes:
- a CDS encoding family 43 glycosylhydrolase, whose protein sequence is MTVLTLAGMLGAVGVVNAAAAAVSCRIAYAVTNQWSGGFGASVTVHNLGDPLDGWRLVWTFGAGQTVTQLWNGTFVQSGGQVTVADAGYNGAIPTNGSTAFGFNGGWNSVVNPVPASFALNGVTCTGAPAPTTPPPTGTPPPTSGPTTAPTTAPTRPPGTPPAAYPGPGRVTGDTGVHDPAVVKSPTGGYILVATGDNLAIKTSGDRTAWRDAGPVWPSGAPWTVAYTGGGRNLWAPDISYRNGQFYLYYSASTFGSQRSAIFLATSPTGASGSWTDRGLVIESSTAVDYNAIDPNLVVDAEGQWWLSFGSFWSGLKLIRLDPATGRRSTTDTAVRALATRPSNVGGAVEAPTIHRYGGYYYLFASFDRCCQGAQSTYRIMVGRSRTVTGPYLDRNGTSMTSGGGTQVLAGHGSIHGPGHQAVIADSDADVLFYHYYADNGAALLGINLLGWDAAGWPYVY, encoded by the coding sequence GTGACCGTACTGACCCTGGCCGGCATGCTCGGTGCGGTCGGTGTGGTGAACGCGGCGGCGGCCGCCGTCTCCTGCCGGATCGCGTACGCCGTGACGAACCAGTGGTCCGGCGGGTTCGGCGCCAGTGTGACGGTCCACAACCTCGGCGACCCGCTGGACGGGTGGCGGCTGGTGTGGACGTTCGGGGCCGGTCAGACGGTCACCCAGTTGTGGAACGGCACCTTCGTCCAGTCCGGCGGCCAGGTGACGGTGGCCGACGCCGGCTACAACGGCGCGATCCCGACCAACGGCAGTACGGCGTTCGGCTTCAACGGCGGGTGGAACAGCGTGGTCAATCCGGTGCCGGCCAGCTTCGCGCTCAACGGCGTGACCTGCACCGGCGCCCCGGCACCGACAACGCCCCCACCGACCGGCACACCTCCGCCGACGTCCGGGCCGACCACCGCGCCGACCACCGCGCCGACCCGCCCACCCGGTACGCCGCCGGCCGCCTACCCCGGTCCGGGGCGGGTCACCGGTGACACCGGGGTGCACGACCCGGCCGTGGTGAAGTCGCCAACCGGCGGGTACATCCTGGTGGCGACCGGGGACAACCTGGCCATCAAGACCTCCGGCGACCGGACCGCGTGGCGCGACGCCGGACCGGTCTGGCCGAGCGGGGCGCCGTGGACCGTGGCGTACACCGGTGGTGGTCGCAACCTCTGGGCTCCGGACATCTCCTACCGCAATGGTCAGTTCTACCTGTACTACTCGGCGTCCACCTTCGGCTCGCAGCGGTCGGCGATCTTCCTGGCCACCAGCCCGACCGGCGCCTCGGGCAGTTGGACCGACCGGGGCCTGGTGATCGAGAGCAGTACGGCGGTCGACTACAACGCCATCGACCCGAACCTGGTCGTCGACGCCGAGGGGCAGTGGTGGCTCAGCTTCGGCTCGTTCTGGAGCGGGCTCAAGCTGATCCGCCTCGACCCGGCCACCGGCCGCAGGTCCACCACCGACACCGCCGTACGCGCGCTGGCGACCCGGCCGTCGAACGTCGGCGGGGCGGTCGAGGCACCGACCATCCACCGCTACGGCGGTTACTACTACCTGTTCGCGTCGTTCGACCGGTGTTGTCAGGGCGCACAGAGCACCTACCGGATCATGGTCGGCAGGTCCAGGACCGTCACCGGCCCGTACCTCGACCGCAACGGCACCTCGATGACCTCGGGCGGCGGCACCCAGGTGCTCGCCGGCCACGGTTCCATCCACGGTCCCGGCCACCAGGCGGTGATCGCCGACAGCGATGCCGACGTGCTGTTCTACCACTACTACGCGGACAACGGTGCCGCGCTGTTGGGCATCAACCTGTTGGGCTGGGACGCCGCCGGCTGGCCGTACGTCTACTGA
- a CDS encoding TIGR02678 family protein, with translation MRIHSPGDDAPSAELQKAARILLARPLLVAGLTGDDEFRLVRAYAPELRDWFDRETGWRLTADAQTIRLVKLTAAPHDETHPARDPRARTPFTRQRYVLACLALAALERADGQITLGRLAEDIVLSAAEPLLALTGFTFTLDRRERRADMVAVVRLLMHWGVLRRVAGDEDAYLGTSGDVLYDVDRRVIAGLLASSRGPSLIPETGHAARLDALTLEVVPDVDDARNRALRHRLTRLLLEQPVVYYDELTEAERAYLTGQRAAILGRIGQLTGLVAEVRAEGIAMVDPLDELTDVRMPAEGMQSHLTLLLAEQIGAAEGGVRVSDLHRRTRALAQEHRSYWRKHATDPGAEVELVATALAALLALKLITVELITVEPVDDPLVVARPAIARYALAEPTVRESKGVAS, from the coding sequence GTGAGGATCCACTCCCCCGGCGACGACGCGCCCTCGGCCGAGCTACAGAAGGCGGCCAGGATCCTGCTGGCCCGGCCCCTGCTGGTCGCGGGACTCACCGGCGACGACGAGTTCCGGCTGGTCCGGGCGTACGCGCCGGAGCTGCGGGACTGGTTCGACCGGGAAACCGGCTGGCGGCTCACCGCCGACGCCCAGACGATCCGGCTGGTGAAGCTGACCGCCGCCCCGCACGACGAGACACATCCGGCCCGCGACCCCCGCGCCAGGACACCGTTCACCCGGCAACGGTACGTCCTGGCCTGCCTCGCGCTGGCCGCGCTCGAACGCGCCGACGGGCAGATCACCCTGGGCCGGCTGGCCGAGGACATCGTGCTCTCCGCCGCCGAGCCGCTGCTGGCCCTGACCGGCTTCACCTTCACGCTCGACCGCCGGGAGCGCCGGGCCGACATGGTCGCCGTGGTCCGGCTGCTGATGCACTGGGGCGTGCTGCGTCGGGTGGCCGGCGACGAGGACGCGTACCTGGGGACGAGCGGCGACGTGCTGTACGACGTGGATCGGCGGGTGATCGCCGGACTGCTCGCCAGTTCCCGAGGCCCGTCCCTGATCCCGGAGACGGGACACGCCGCTCGGCTCGACGCGCTCACCCTGGAGGTCGTGCCGGACGTCGACGACGCGCGGAACCGGGCACTCCGGCACCGGCTCACCCGGCTCCTGCTGGAACAGCCGGTGGTCTACTACGACGAGCTGACCGAGGCCGAACGTGCCTATCTGACCGGCCAGCGCGCCGCCATCCTGGGCCGGATCGGCCAGCTGACCGGCCTGGTCGCCGAGGTACGGGCCGAGGGGATCGCGATGGTCGACCCGCTGGACGAGCTGACCGACGTACGGATGCCGGCCGAGGGGATGCAGAGCCACCTGACGCTGCTGCTGGCCGAGCAGATCGGCGCGGCCGAGGGCGGGGTACGCGTGAGCGACCTGCATCGGCGGACCCGCGCGCTGGCCCAGGAACACCGGTCGTACTGGCGCAAGCACGCGACCGACCCGGGGGCCGAGGTCGAACTGGTGGCGACCGCCCTGGCCGCCCTGCTCGCGCTCAAGTTGATCACCGTCGAGCTGATCACCGTCGAGCCGGTCGACGATCCGCTGGTGGTCGCCCGCCCGGCGATCGCGCGCTACGCCCTGGCCGAGCCGACGGTCCGCGAGTCGAAGGGGGTCGCCTCATGA
- a CDS encoding TIGR02677 family protein, whose protein sequence is MPSGSGSTAQPFAHLQAQNSPLYRAVLTAFGRAKQRFTVHLRPEDVLADLHGDTSPEHGDTSLETVTAALAQLAEWGNLRADPDTGRVTTVEDFHRARYLYQLSPYGHAAEQAIATYEEAIGRRGALQSVALSDIAAQLRALLVIATDATIGGPPDAAKTHLLMMSIVDRFTGLADNAQAFMASLRRTIDFADADLDAFIAYKEQLISYIERFIADLANRGAEIAGLAHQIETAGVVPLLEVVARREAADAAPNGGDGDADAAYEAALDEAMTAWRQRWQGLRDWFVSSDSSRQSQARLLRTAAIGSIRQLLGTVAAINERRAGRTDRSADFRTLALWFALAPDDESAHQLWHTAFGLSPARHLTTTTETQARNQERPVPASTPWDRAPRQEISPRLRRTGSYERRGAPTRVIDRSQQRRLLAEHTEREAAQTARARAALVTPGPVALSRLGELDSAEFRLFLQLLGDALATRRPDSREVVTATSDGTLQVRLVLVDQAEPVRIVTRDGVLTGPEHLIEITDIAPTAARTNR, encoded by the coding sequence ATGCCTTCCGGGAGTGGGTCGACGGCGCAACCGTTCGCACACCTCCAGGCCCAGAACTCACCCCTTTACCGAGCGGTCCTCACCGCCTTCGGACGGGCGAAACAACGATTCACCGTCCACCTGCGGCCCGAGGACGTACTCGCGGATCTGCATGGTGACACGTCGCCGGAACACGGCGACACCTCGCTGGAGACGGTCACCGCCGCCCTCGCCCAGCTGGCCGAATGGGGCAACCTGCGCGCCGACCCCGACACCGGGCGCGTCACCACCGTCGAGGACTTCCACCGGGCCCGCTACCTGTACCAACTGAGCCCGTACGGACACGCCGCCGAACAGGCGATCGCGACCTACGAGGAGGCGATCGGCCGACGGGGCGCGCTTCAGTCGGTGGCACTTTCCGATATCGCGGCACAGCTACGGGCCCTGCTCGTCATCGCCACCGACGCCACGATCGGTGGTCCGCCGGACGCGGCAAAGACCCACCTGCTGATGATGAGCATCGTCGACCGGTTCACCGGGCTGGCCGACAACGCACAGGCGTTCATGGCCTCGCTGCGCCGGACGATCGACTTCGCCGACGCGGACCTGGACGCCTTCATCGCATACAAGGAACAGCTGATCTCGTACATCGAGCGGTTCATCGCCGATCTGGCCAACCGGGGCGCGGAGATCGCCGGACTGGCTCATCAGATCGAAACGGCCGGGGTCGTGCCGCTGTTGGAGGTGGTTGCCCGCCGGGAGGCCGCCGACGCCGCTCCGAACGGCGGGGACGGCGATGCGGACGCCGCGTACGAGGCCGCGTTGGACGAGGCCATGACGGCATGGCGGCAACGGTGGCAGGGGCTGCGGGACTGGTTCGTCAGCTCCGACTCCAGCCGGCAGTCGCAGGCCCGGCTGCTGCGGACCGCGGCGATCGGCTCGATCCGCCAGCTCCTCGGCACGGTTGCGGCGATCAACGAACGACGGGCCGGACGCACCGACCGCTCCGCCGACTTCCGGACACTGGCCCTCTGGTTCGCGCTGGCCCCCGACGACGAGTCGGCCCATCAGCTGTGGCACACCGCCTTCGGGCTGTCGCCGGCACGGCACCTGACCACGACCACCGAGACCCAGGCCAGGAACCAGGAACGGCCGGTGCCGGCCTCGACCCCGTGGGACCGGGCGCCCCGACAGGAGATCAGCCCCCGGCTGCGCCGAACCGGGTCCTACGAACGCCGGGGCGCGCCGACCCGCGTGATCGACCGTTCCCAGCAGCGCAGGCTGCTGGCCGAGCACACCGAGCGGGAGGCCGCCCAGACCGCTCGGGCTCGGGCGGCGTTGGTCACCCCCGGCCCGGTCGCCCTCTCCCGTCTGGGTGAACTCGACTCCGCCGAGTTTCGGCTCTTCCTGCAACTGCTCGGTGACGCGCTGGCGACGAGACGACCGGACTCCCGCGAGGTGGTGACCGCGACCTCCGACGGGACGCTCCAGGTCCGCCTCGTCCTGGTCGACCAGGCCGAACCGGTACGGATCGTCACCCGAGACGGTGTGCTCACCGGCCCGGAACACCTGATCGAGATCACCGATATCGCTCCGACAGCCGCCCGGACCAACCGGTGA
- the fmdA gene encoding formamidase, whose protein sequence is MPEVIFPLDSTKKFTDQEKVGHNRWHPDIPPVATVRPGQIFRVYCREWFDGAIHNDDSAEDIRDAPLTTVHALSGPFAVHGAEPGDLLIVDILDVAPLPQEDSGPLAGQGWGYTGIFARQNGGGFLTDQFPDAYKAIWDFTGQQATSRHIPGVSFVGITHPGMIGTAPSAELLARWNAREGALRATDPNRVPPLALPPEPQDAILGSLTGADFDRVAAEAARTAPPRENGGNQDIKNLTKGSRVFYPVFVPGANLSMGDLHFSQGDGEITFCGAIEMGGILDLHVDLIKGGMQTYGVTENAIFMPGNVSPQYSQWLAFSGTSVTLDGEQRYLDSQLAYQRACLHAIDYLTKFGYSPEQAYLILGAAPIEGRFSGVVDIPNSCATVYLPTAIFDFDVRPSAGGPVGIKPGGGAPKATF, encoded by the coding sequence ATGCCCGAAGTCATCTTTCCGCTGGACTCAACGAAGAAGTTCACCGACCAGGAGAAGGTGGGCCACAACAGGTGGCACCCCGACATTCCGCCGGTGGCCACCGTACGGCCGGGTCAGATTTTCCGGGTTTACTGCCGGGAGTGGTTCGACGGCGCGATCCACAACGACGATTCGGCCGAGGACATCCGGGATGCGCCGCTGACCACCGTGCACGCGCTCAGCGGGCCGTTCGCGGTGCACGGCGCCGAGCCGGGTGACCTGCTCATCGTGGACATCCTGGACGTCGCCCCGCTGCCGCAGGAGGACTCCGGGCCGCTGGCCGGTCAGGGCTGGGGCTACACCGGCATCTTCGCCAGGCAGAACGGCGGCGGCTTCCTCACCGACCAGTTCCCGGACGCGTACAAGGCGATCTGGGACTTCACCGGGCAGCAGGCGACCTCGCGGCACATTCCGGGGGTTTCGTTCGTCGGCATCACCCACCCGGGCATGATCGGCACCGCTCCCTCCGCCGAACTGCTGGCCAGGTGGAACGCCCGCGAGGGAGCGCTGCGGGCGACGGATCCGAACCGGGTGCCGCCGCTGGCCCTGCCACCGGAGCCGCAGGATGCGATCCTCGGCTCGCTGACCGGCGCCGACTTCGACCGGGTCGCGGCCGAGGCGGCACGTACGGCACCGCCCCGCGAGAACGGCGGGAACCAGGACATCAAGAACCTCACCAAGGGCAGCCGGGTCTTCTACCCGGTGTTCGTCCCGGGTGCCAACCTGTCAATGGGCGACCTGCACTTCTCCCAGGGCGACGGTGAGATCACCTTCTGCGGCGCGATCGAGATGGGCGGGATCCTCGACCTGCACGTCGACCTGATCAAGGGCGGAATGCAGACGTACGGCGTGACCGAGAACGCCATCTTCATGCCCGGCAACGTCAGCCCGCAGTACAGCCAGTGGCTGGCCTTCTCCGGCACCTCGGTGACGCTGGACGGGGAGCAGCGTTACCTGGACTCGCAGTTGGCGTACCAGCGCGCCTGCCTGCACGCGATCGACTACCTGACGAAGTTCGGGTACAGCCCGGAGCAGGCGTACCTGATTCTGGGTGCCGCGCCGATCGAGGGGCGCTTCTCCGGGGTGGTGGACATCCCGAACTCCTGCGCGACGGTCTACCTGCCGACCGCGATCTTCGACTTCGACGTACGGCCGTCGGCCGGTGGACCGGTCGGGATCAAGCCGGGCGGGGGTGCACCGAAGGCGACCTTCTGA
- a CDS encoding pentapeptide repeat-containing protein, whose translation MSAVREDARGAPDGARSDLRADCARCFGLCCVAPAFAASADFAIDKDAGQPCPNLGRDFRCGIHRDLRQHGFPGCTVFDCFGAGQQVAQVTFGGRDWREAPGTAEQMFDVFTVMRQLHELLWYLTEALTLEPARPIHPDLRTLLDRTERLTRHGPEEILGLDVAAHRQEVNALLLRTSELVRAGVRGRRAEHRGADLIGARLRGADLRGANLRGTYLIGADLRGADLRLADLIGADLRGADLSGANLAGSIFLTQFQVNAARGDGNTRLPAALDRPPYWTAVGPSVGRALLPISPRRRGPGARRG comes from the coding sequence TTGTCCGCGGTACGCGAGGACGCGCGGGGCGCGCCCGACGGGGCACGCTCCGATCTCCGAGCCGACTGCGCCCGCTGCTTCGGCCTGTGCTGCGTCGCGCCGGCCTTCGCCGCCTCGGCGGACTTCGCGATCGACAAGGACGCCGGCCAGCCCTGTCCGAACCTGGGCCGGGACTTCCGCTGCGGTATCCATCGGGACCTCCGCCAGCACGGCTTCCCCGGTTGCACCGTCTTCGACTGTTTCGGCGCCGGCCAACAGGTCGCCCAGGTCACCTTCGGTGGACGGGACTGGCGGGAGGCACCGGGCACCGCGGAGCAGATGTTCGACGTGTTCACCGTCATGCGGCAGCTCCACGAACTGCTCTGGTACCTCACCGAGGCACTGACCCTGGAGCCGGCCCGTCCGATCCACCCGGACCTCCGTACGCTGCTCGACCGGACCGAACGGCTCACCCGACACGGGCCCGAGGAGATCCTCGGACTCGACGTGGCCGCGCACCGGCAGGAGGTCAACGCGCTCCTGTTGCGGACCAGCGAGTTGGTCCGGGCCGGGGTCCGGGGACGCCGGGCGGAGCACCGGGGCGCCGACCTCATCGGAGCCAGGTTGCGTGGCGCCGACCTCCGGGGGGCGAACCTGCGGGGCACCTACCTGATCGGTGCCGACCTGCGCGGCGCCGATCTCCGGCTGGCGGACCTCATCGGCGCCGACCTGCGCGGCGCCGACCTGAGCGGGGCGAACCTCGCCGGCAGCATCTTCCTCACCCAGTTCCAGGTCAACGCGGCCAGGGGAGACGGCAACACCCGCCTGCCGGCCGCGCTCGACCGCCCGCCGTACTGGACGGCGGTGGGTCCGTCGGTGGGGCGGGCACTGCTGCCGATCTCCCCGCGCCGACGCGGGCCGGGAGCCCGGCGAGGCTGA
- a CDS encoding D-alanyl-D-alanine carboxypeptidase family protein: MRARRLVTALTGAVLALPAMAVPPATMASAARVPASVPCPVPTPPVPRPASPPRPSPPAGDPADRVVGGPELATPGLTVPPGAPKPPAVTATSWVVADLDTGAVLGGCGPHEYGTPASVQKLLLAATVLPKLDPKQVITVTREDLDYEPGSSAVGLLLGGRYPVETLWLGLLLNSGNDAANVLARLAGDDAGVAGTVADMNEQAQRLGALQTHAVTPSGLDGPGQFTSAYDLALIARACFADEGFRRYAMTERTQIPAQGAQKGFQIQNENQLIFRYPGALGGKTGYTTLARHSYVGAAERNGRRLVVTLLGAEARPLRGWQQGAALLDWGFSVSADASVGRLVDPGEAPAATPSPSPAADRAPGERSAAVTVRDETWWAGLSSTVALAVAAALAIAAVLTIAALVVTARRRPRRPSGRRRRPGPLG, translated from the coding sequence ATGAGGGCTCGGCGTCTGGTCACCGCACTGACCGGTGCCGTACTCGCCCTGCCGGCCATGGCGGTTCCACCGGCGACCATGGCCAGCGCCGCGAGGGTGCCCGCGTCCGTGCCCTGCCCGGTGCCGACGCCACCGGTACCCCGGCCGGCCTCGCCGCCCCGCCCGTCGCCACCGGCCGGCGATCCCGCGGACCGTGTCGTCGGCGGCCCGGAACTCGCGACGCCGGGCCTGACCGTCCCGCCCGGTGCGCCGAAGCCGCCGGCCGTGACCGCGACCTCCTGGGTGGTCGCCGACCTGGACACCGGCGCCGTTCTCGGCGGCTGCGGCCCGCACGAGTACGGCACCCCGGCGAGCGTGCAGAAGCTCCTGCTGGCCGCCACCGTGCTGCCGAAACTCGACCCGAAGCAGGTCATCACCGTCACCCGCGAGGACCTCGACTACGAACCCGGCAGTTCCGCGGTCGGGCTGCTGCTGGGCGGCCGCTACCCGGTGGAGACGCTCTGGCTCGGTCTGCTGCTCAACTCCGGCAACGACGCGGCGAACGTGCTCGCCCGGCTGGCCGGCGACGACGCCGGGGTCGCCGGCACCGTCGCGGACATGAACGAGCAGGCACAGCGGCTGGGCGCCTTGCAGACCCACGCCGTGACGCCGTCCGGCCTCGACGGTCCGGGACAGTTCACCAGCGCGTACGACCTGGCGCTGATCGCCCGGGCGTGCTTCGCCGACGAGGGCTTCCGCCGGTACGCGATGACCGAACGGACACAGATCCCCGCCCAGGGCGCGCAGAAGGGCTTCCAGATCCAGAACGAGAACCAGCTGATCTTCCGCTACCCCGGTGCGCTCGGCGGCAAGACCGGTTACACCACCCTGGCCCGGCACAGCTACGTCGGCGCGGCCGAGCGCAACGGCCGGCGCCTGGTGGTGACCCTGCTCGGCGCGGAGGCCCGACCACTGCGCGGCTGGCAGCAGGGCGCGGCGCTGCTCGACTGGGGTTTCTCGGTGTCGGCCGACGCGTCGGTCGGTCGGCTGGTCGACCCGGGCGAGGCGCCCGCCGCCACCCCCTCCCCGTCACCGGCGGCAGACCGGGCGCCCGGCGAGCGCTCGGCAGCGGTCACCGTACGCGACGAGACCTGGTGGGCCGGCCTCTCCTCGACGGTCGCCCTCGCCGTTGCCGCCGCCCTTGCCATCGCGGCGGTGCTGACGATCGCGGCCCTGGTGGTCACCGCGCGCCGCCGACCACGCCGCCCGAGCGGACGCCGACGTCGGCCGGGACCGCTCGGCTAG
- a CDS encoding cytochrome P450, translated as MEAERSDDADGVRPRATIDLDHHSSDYQRRWREISDANVTGCPVAYTPAHGGTWVVSGYEPLVEALRDHSTFSSFYDHSDPDSPMRGTSNPPTPYLNVPQELDPPEFFTYRRLLNPTLSPEQSRRREPFIRQVTAACLDRVTPTGRADLVDALTNPVPAIVTMSVLGIPLADFERYAQPVHLMVYSPPGTPDAARAVTALSEMTGLIAQLVGQRRVDPADDLISVLATATDDDGVPLPLDHVIAACGLVIAGGVDTTTALVSHALHWLYRNPAERDRLAADPTLIPDAVEEFLRVLAPVQFMSRTATRDVELGGQRIAAGERVMLAFAAANRDPAAFDCPTEVRLDRTPNRHVAFGSGIHRCVGSHLAKVQAVVMLEEVLRRIPDYVVDEERLRPYPSIRAINGYINLPTTFTPSPAVGATFPE; from the coding sequence GTGGAAGCCGAACGAAGCGACGACGCCGACGGGGTACGACCCAGGGCGACGATCGACCTCGACCACCATTCGTCGGACTACCAGCGCCGCTGGCGCGAGATCTCCGACGCCAACGTGACCGGGTGCCCGGTCGCGTACACGCCGGCGCACGGCGGGACCTGGGTGGTCTCCGGTTACGAGCCCCTGGTCGAGGCGCTGCGCGACCACTCGACGTTCTCGTCCTTCTACGACCACAGCGATCCCGACAGCCCGATGCGCGGCACCAGCAACCCGCCGACGCCGTACCTCAACGTGCCCCAGGAACTGGATCCACCGGAGTTCTTCACCTACCGGCGGCTGCTGAATCCGACGCTGTCACCGGAGCAGTCCCGACGGAGGGAACCGTTCATCCGGCAGGTGACCGCCGCCTGCCTGGACCGGGTGACCCCGACCGGTCGGGCCGACCTGGTGGACGCGCTCACCAACCCGGTGCCGGCGATCGTCACCATGAGCGTCCTCGGCATCCCGCTGGCCGACTTCGAGCGTTACGCGCAGCCGGTCCACCTGATGGTGTACAGCCCGCCGGGAACCCCCGACGCGGCGCGGGCGGTGACGGCGCTGAGCGAGATGACGGGGCTGATCGCGCAGCTGGTCGGGCAACGCCGGGTCGACCCGGCCGACGACCTGATCAGCGTGCTCGCCACGGCGACCGACGACGACGGCGTACCGCTTCCGCTGGACCACGTCATCGCCGCCTGTGGGCTGGTCATCGCCGGGGGAGTGGACACCACGACCGCCCTGGTCTCGCACGCGCTGCACTGGCTGTACCGCAACCCGGCCGAGCGGGACCGGCTGGCGGCCGACCCGACCCTGATCCCGGACGCCGTCGAGGAGTTCCTCCGGGTGCTCGCCCCGGTGCAGTTCATGTCGCGTACCGCGACCCGGGACGTGGAGCTGGGTGGGCAGCGCATCGCGGCCGGCGAGCGGGTCATGCTCGCCTTCGCGGCGGCGAACCGGGACCCGGCCGCCTTCGACTGCCCGACCGAGGTACGCCTGGACCGCACACCGAACCGGCACGTGGCTTTCGGTTCCGGCATCCACCGCTGCGTCGGCTCACACCTGGCGAAGGTCCAGGCCGTGGTGATGCTGGAGGAGGTGCTGCGCCGGATCCCGGACTACGTCGTCGACGAGGAGCGGCTGCGACCGTACCCGTCGATCAGGGCGATCAACGGCTACATCAACCTGCCGACGACCTTCACCCCGTCACCGGCGGTCGGTGCGACGTTCCCCGAGTGA
- a CDS encoding zinc ribbon domain-containing protein codes for MATYEYRCPRDGDFEVRFPIGTAAASVRCAACRRESPRIFTAPLVNAMSRPLATAIDRAGRSAEAPEVVSRIPGDRHPGGGRTSGERRSRTRTTNPAQLRLPRP; via the coding sequence TTGGCGACGTACGAGTATCGGTGCCCGCGCGACGGCGACTTCGAGGTACGGTTCCCGATCGGCACCGCCGCAGCGAGTGTGCGCTGTGCCGCCTGTCGGCGCGAGTCCCCCAGGATCTTCACCGCGCCGCTGGTCAACGCGATGTCACGCCCGTTGGCCACGGCCATCGACCGGGCCGGACGAAGCGCGGAAGCACCCGAGGTGGTTTCCCGGATCCCCGGTGACCGACATCCGGGTGGCGGCCGGACCTCCGGCGAACGGCGGTCGCGTACCCGGACCACCAACCCGGCCCAGCTCCGTCTGCCCCGACCGTGA